The stretch of DNA AAGCAAATTGGCCCGGCAAAGACCGCAGGCTTCCAAGATTTCATCTATCACGTGCTCAAGGAATATTTCCAGGTAAAAGGAACGTCCCCGCAGAGATTTCAAGGCTCCCTTGCTGGAGATTGTATAAATGAAACTCTGGATGCCGGACATGTCCCCGGAAACCAGGAGCGCGGTCTTTTCAGACCGGAGTTTTTCAGGCTTTTCGAAACACAGTTCCTGATAGCTCTTGATGCCTTGCTCAGCAAAGTAATAGTAAAGGCACCCTGCAATCATAGCTGTTATCTTGCTGTGGTTGAACAAAGAAATGTCAGGCACCTCATTGGCGCTGGTGCTGGACGGAACGTAAGCCAAGCAGACTTCCAACAGTTTCAGCAGTGATTCTATGGAATCGATGCCTGCTCTCATCTTTTGGAAGCCTTTTTCAAAGGACTGCAGCAAATAAGCGTATTTTTGCGAGGATATTTCCGCACTGCCCTCTTTTTCAGGAAAAGTTATCTGCCCGAATTCTTCGATTGTTTTTAAGAAGAAGGCCGTCTTTTCAGCTGAAGCTTCTTCCTTAAAGACGTTGAAAATGCTGTGGAGGGGCATGTCCTTGCGGAAAAGGCCTTGTTCTGCCGCCGCCTCTGTCCTCCTCCGGTCAGCTCCAGCCGCAACGTTGTCCGCTTCATAAACAAGGTAGGCCAGGCTGCTGTCCGCCAGTCTCGCATTTCTAAGCGCTTCGGCATGATGATAACGGATGCAGTCTTCAACCTCACGCCATTCTTTGCCTGCCAGCACATTTCGAACAAATTCTGCCCCCCTGTCGCTGTGGCTCCCCTCCCCAGGGCTGGCCCGCTGAACCAGCTTGCCGATATCATGAAGCAGCGCGCCGTACATCAGATGCTTATAACCGGCATTCAAAATGCATCATCCCCTCTTAGTAAGAGTTATATCGCTATTCAATACTTTCAGTATTGATTGCGTTTCATAATCTTCGCATTTTTCCGCCATATACCCATTTTCGTCCCCCCCCAGGTACTTGAATAGGGCTTTATCGGTTGTCACAGCAACGCTTTGCTTAAGTCGCTAGCGGTGATCGTGATCAGTTCTTGGCGCGAGACGCTGTTTTCGCCCACCAGGCGCAAAGCCTGCTGCCTGATGGCTTTTTCAATGATGTTGCGCACCAGGCGGGCGTTGCCGCTGTGTTCATGCCGCGTCAGCAGCGCGCTGTTGAGGTGTTTTTCCAGTTCGAGCTTGGCTTCTTCTGTAAACTGGTACTGCCTTTTTGCCAGCATTATTTGAGCAATATCCAGCAATTCCTGCACTGTGTAATCCGGGAAATCAATAAAAATAGGAAAGCGCGACCGCAGGCCGGGGTTGGTTTCCAAAAACCAGTTCATCTCGTGTTTATAACCGGCCAGAATAAGGATAAGGTTTTCCTTGTATTCTTCCATGTTTTTGACCAGGGTGTCGATCGACTCCTTGCCAAAATCCCTCTCTCCGCCGCGGGCCAGAGAATAGGCCTCATCTATAAAAAGGACGCCTCCCAGCGCCTTTTTTATTTGCTCCCGCGTTTTATGGGCTGTATGCCCTATATATTCGCCAACCAGGTCGGCTCGTTCCACTTCCACAACATGCCCCTTTTCAAGCACACCTAGTTCCTTGAAAAGACGTCCCAGGATGCGGGCCACCGTGGTCTTTCCTGTACCTGGATTGCCTTTGAAAACCATATGTAAGACCATCGGCTCGCAGATAAGAGATTCCTTTTCCCTGCGTTTTTGTATCTCGACGTAAGCCCTTATTTCCAGGATCAGCTTCTTTACTGAAACCAGCCCCACGAGTGAATCAAGTTCTTGAAGTATCTCCTCTATTTTTCCCCGGCGACCGTTATTTTGCGGTTCGTGTTCCCATTTGAAAACCTGCAGTTCAGAAAGCCTGGGCGCTGGGTATGGAGGTTTGTTAACAACCAGTACCGGCGGCTCGTTGTTTTTTTGATGATTGAATGAGTAACGGATAGCCATAATCTTGCACCTCCCGGCTAAAATCCAGTTACAAAATATGCGCCGGAAAAGAGATGGTGCATATTTGGAAATAATATAACTAACCGTTTTAAGGAGGGGAAGTATCCGTGAAACCGGTTGTAATGTCAAGCCCTTTGTTTAAAAGAATACCGCGTCATATAGGCGTTATCCCTGATGGAAACAGGAGATGGGCCGTACAAAATGGGCTAAGGAAGGAACAGGGTTATTCATATGGTATTGACCCTGGTTTCAAGTTATACCAGGACTGCCTGCAGCTTGGTATCGAGGAAATGACTTTTTATGGTTTTACCCAGGATAACACTAAAAGACCAGCCATACAGAGGATAGCATTCCAAAAAGCTTGCGTAAACGCGGTATTAAAACTGGCACAAATGGATGCTTCATTGCTGGTGGTGGGAAACACCGATTCCCCGCTTTTCCCGGTTGAATTGCTGCCGTTTGCCTCTAAACGCGTCACTTTTGGCAACGGCAGGATGAAGGTTAATTTTCTTGTTAATTACGGCTGGCAGTGGGACCTGGGGAAAGCCCTCTCTATAATGTCAAGCAATCAAAGCAATCCTTTAAGAACGGATATTCTCGGAAATTTAGGCTCTAAAGACATCTCGAAAATCGACTTAATCATCCGTTGGGGCGGCAGGAGGAGATTGAGCGGGTTTCTGCCAGTCCAGACAATATATGCGGACTTTTATATCATAGATGATTTATGGCCGGACTATACGACGGAACATTTATATGATGCCCTGCACTGGTATGAAGAACAGGACATCACATTAGGAGGATAATTGCGCTCTACCTCATAAATGTATTGAAGTCCTCCTCGCGGAGGACTTATTATCAGCTTTTGTTTTCAGGGTTTAAGTTGACGGGACGAAGCGGTGAAATTGTGGAAATGGCATGTTTGTATACAAGCTGCTGCTTGCCTTCAGCTTCAAGTATGACTGTGAAATTATCGAACCCTTTAACGTTTCCCTTGAGTTGGAACCCGTTTATCAGGTAGATAGTCACTGGTAAATTTTCCTTCCTCACCTGGTTCAAAAACGAGTCCTGCAGGTTTATCTGTTGTTTGGTCATCAAAGTCCCTCCGATACTTCCTATACTCACATTTTAGTATTCTACATTTATCTTGATAGTCCTGCCAACTATTGTCATTATTTCGGAAAGTAAGTGCTGTTTTTTTTCGTAAGCGTCTGTGCGGAACCAGTAAATGCGCGGGTCGCGCCGGAACCAGGTGAGCTGCCGTTTAGCGAAACGCCTTGTATCCCGCTTGATCAGTTCCACCGCCCCTTCCAGGCTATGCTCCCCCTTAAGATAGGCGATAAGCTGGCTATAACCCAGTCCCTGCAAGGCTGGCGCTTCCGGAGAGTATCCCATCCTCAACAAGCCCTGCACTTCTTCCAGCAACCCTTCTTCCAACATTGTGTCAACTCTCTTGTTGATCGCTTCATAAAGATTTCTGCGTTCCATAGTCAAACCTATCAGCACCGCGTTGTACTTTTTCATCGCGGAGCGCTCGCAGCCTTCACGGTTGGCTGAAATGGGCCTGCCGGTAAGGTGGTAGTATTCAAGGGCCCTGGTGATCCTTTTCAGATCGTTTTTATGTATTTTTTCAGCTGAGACGGGATCGACAAGCGCCAGCCGCTTGTGTAGCTTTTCATTCCCTTCGGCGGCGGCCAGAGCGTAAAGTTCTTTCCTTAACGCCTGGTTGCCTTTTTGTTCTTCGAAATTGTACTTGTCGATCACCGATTGGATATATAGTCCTGTGCCGCCAACAAGTACAGGCAGCCTGCCGCGAGCGGCTATTTCTTCAATTTTTTCCTGTGCCAGCTTCTGGAATTCGGCCACGCTGAATTGTTCATCGGGGTCCTTTATGTCGAGGAGATGATGAGGTATCCCCTTCATTTCCGCCGGTTTTATTTTCGCCGTCCCGATATCCATGTGCCTGTATACCTGCATTGAATCGCCGGAAACAACTTCTCCGTTGAGGGCGACGGCCAGGTCGACCCCCACTTTCGATTTTCCCACAGCGGTGGGTCCAACAACAGCGAGTAACGGAAGCAAGCAATAATCTCCTTTCTATTATTGTTGCCACAATGGAAAAATTTACACATCCATTTAACTTTTCTCCCAAACGCCGTATGCCACAGGGCTGTAACGCCCCCCGCTTACGAAGTGGGCTTTTAGCCTGGCAAACTCGCCGCTTTTGGCGCTTTCTTTTACCACAACGCGGCATTTTGCCACCCGCAGCGCTTCCCGTATGTCTTCCTCATTCAGCGGGTCGTGTTTGGCCAGCGGCCTTAACGCGTTGATAGATGATGATTTTTTCCGGCCATGCCGGAACATGGGATCAAAATAAACCACGTCAAAACTGCCGGCCGCCTGCTGTTTTAAAAACTCCCGGAAATCGACGTTGATAACTTTTAGGCGGTCTGTGGCCTTCCGCAAATGCTTATTTTGACCGCCAAAATGCCGCAGGCCCCATCTGGTAATAAAGGCCAGGTACTTGCTTGCCTCCAGGCCGGTAACGCTCCCGCCATCGCCAGCGGCGTATGCGGCAACCAGGGCATCGGAACCTAAGCCCAGGGTGCAATCGAGGACGCTGTTTCCTTCCCTGAGGGCCATCGCTTCAACCATGGGGTCCTTTTTCCCCTCGCGCAAGGCTTTAATCCTGGGAACAGCCATGCTGGGATGCCAGTTCAGAATGGTAGCTCCTTTTAAGACGACCTGTTCCCGCTCCACGACCAGCAAATAATCGAGCATGTGTTCAGCCCTAATACTGTCCAGGCTCCGCCCGCGCCTGGGTATCCAGGGAACATCGAGTTCCCTGGCAATGCGCTGCGCCCGGCTTTCCGTCATCTCTTCATCCCTTGAGGTGGTTACGGCGATTCTCATGCACTCATGTCCTCTTACCGGCGAAAGGCCTTGAGTATTTCTTTATGAGAAATTAAGTTTATAACTGGCCGCCCATGCGGGCAAACCAAAGGACATGCCGTGCTGTTCAGGTCGTCGATGAGGCGCTGCATCTCTTCAACGGACAGTTTCTGTCCGGCTTTTACAGCCCCTTTGCAGGATGCCAGGATGATAAATTCTTTCCGGACATCGACAGGGTTTGGCTTTTTATGCCTTTCTGAAAAATGCTGGATTAATGAGCGGAAAAAATCTTCCGGAACACTTTTTACGATGGCAGGCACGGCCCGCAGCAGGTAGTGGCAAGTCCCGAAGTGTTCCAGAATGATTCCCAGATCGGCAAGAGGAAGAATCATTTCGATAACTGTTTCTTCTTCCAGCGGGG from Peptococcaceae bacterium encodes:
- a CDS encoding AAA family ATPase — encoded protein: MAIRYSFNHQKNNEPPVLVVNKPPYPAPRLSELQVFKWEHEPQNNGRRGKIEEILQELDSLVGLVSVKKLILEIRAYVEIQKRREKESLICEPMVLHMVFKGNPGTGKTTVARILGRLFKELGVLEKGHVVEVERADLVGEYIGHTAHKTREQIKKALGGVLFIDEAYSLARGGERDFGKESIDTLVKNMEEYKENLILILAGYKHEMNWFLETNPGLRSRFPIFIDFPDYTVQELLDIAQIMLAKRQYQFTEEAKLELEKHLNSALLTRHEHSGNARLVRNIIEKAIRQQALRLVGENSVSRQELITITASDLSKALL
- a CDS encoding class I SAM-dependent methyltransferase, with the protein product MRIAVTTSRDEEMTESRAQRIARELDVPWIPRRGRSLDSIRAEHMLDYLLVVEREQVVLKGATILNWHPSMAVPRIKALREGKKDPMVEAMALREGNSVLDCTLGLGSDALVAAYAAGDGGSVTGLEASKYLAFITRWGLRHFGGQNKHLRKATDRLKVINVDFREFLKQQAAGSFDVVYFDPMFRHGRKKSSSINALRPLAKHDPLNEEDIREALRVAKCRVVVKESAKSGEFARLKAHFVSGGRYSPVAYGVWEKS
- the miaA gene encoding tRNA (adenosine(37)-N6)-dimethylallyltransferase MiaA, which translates into the protein MLPLLAVVGPTAVGKSKVGVDLAVALNGEVVSGDSMQVYRHMDIGTAKIKPAEMKGIPHHLLDIKDPDEQFSVAEFQKLAQEKIEEIAARGRLPVLVGGTGLYIQSVIDKYNFEEQKGNQALRKELYALAAAEGNEKLHKRLALVDPVSAEKIHKNDLKRITRALEYYHLTGRPISANREGCERSAMKKYNAVLIGLTMERRNLYEAINKRVDTMLEEGLLEEVQGLLRMGYSPEAPALQGLGYSQLIAYLKGEHSLEGAVELIKRDTRRFAKRQLTWFRRDPRIYWFRTDAYEKKQHLLSEIMTIVGRTIKINVEY
- the hfq gene encoding RNA chaperone Hfq, which translates into the protein MTKQQINLQDSFLNQVRKENLPVTIYLINGFQLKGNVKGFDNFTVILEAEGKQQLVYKHAISTISPLRPVNLNPENKS
- a CDS encoding undecaprenyl diphosphate synthase family protein, with translation MSSPLFKRIPRHIGVIPDGNRRWAVQNGLRKEQGYSYGIDPGFKLYQDCLQLGIEEMTFYGFTQDNTKRPAIQRIAFQKACVNAVLKLAQMDASLLVVGNTDSPLFPVELLPFASKRVTFGNGRMKVNFLVNYGWQWDLGKALSIMSSNQSNPLRTDILGNLGSKDISKIDLIIRWGGRRRLSGFLPVQTIYADFYIIDDLWPDYTTEHLYDALHWYEEQDITLGG